A region from the Argonema galeatum A003/A1 genome encodes:
- a CDS encoding EAL domain-containing protein, with translation MNKIDKGLGCTRCETLPSKIEGKGTLYIWFPVVHTLNKLISALGKAELDYLLLEDEQCLKILLEANNLEGFITIITARLTSKELKETQVLWMALEAEPLFRHFSRVTSLNSFISLSKCEWLLDILAQERLTCHFQPIVYADDTSRIFGQEALLRGFDDRGNLISPGRIFTNAQDAGMIFQVDALARQIAIREASRHGIEERIFINFSPTAVYDPNTCLRMTVRAISEAGIPHSNVVFEVMESEQPPDINHLIKIMKFYQEAGFLIALDDFGTGYSNLNLIHELSPDFIKLDRQLIQNVHKDPYKALITEKLLEIAHKLDIKTIAEGIESPEELEWVRSRGANFAQGFLIAKPITPPVKTTPSLGSEAMFVSV, from the coding sequence ATGAATAAGATTGATAAAGGTTTAGGATGCACTCGTTGCGAAACCCTACCTAGCAAAATCGAGGGCAAGGGAACACTCTACATCTGGTTTCCGGTGGTACATACGCTTAACAAGCTTATTTCAGCCTTGGGTAAAGCTGAGCTTGATTACCTACTTCTTGAAGATGAACAATGTTTAAAAATTCTTCTCGAAGCAAATAATCTTGAAGGTTTCATTACCATAATAACAGCCAGACTCACCAGTAAAGAGTTGAAAGAAACGCAAGTTTTGTGGATGGCTCTTGAGGCAGAACCGCTATTCCGGCATTTCTCTCGCGTCACCTCACTAAACAGCTTCATCAGCCTCAGCAAATGTGAGTGGTTGCTAGATATATTGGCACAAGAGCGTCTTACCTGTCATTTTCAGCCGATCGTGTATGCTGATGATACTTCCCGAATCTTTGGACAAGAGGCTTTGCTGCGTGGATTTGATGACCGGGGTAACTTGATTAGTCCGGGTCGTATCTTTACGAACGCTCAGGATGCAGGTATGATATTTCAAGTAGATGCCTTGGCGCGACAGATCGCAATCCGCGAGGCAAGCAGGCACGGTATCGAAGAGCGGATTTTTATCAATTTCTCTCCCACCGCAGTCTATGACCCAAATACCTGCCTACGCATGACGGTGCGTGCGATTAGCGAAGCAGGGATTCCTCACAGTAATGTGGTTTTTGAAGTTATGGAGTCTGAGCAGCCGCCAGATATCAATCATCTCATCAAGATTATGAAGTTTTACCAGGAGGCTGGGTTTCTAATTGCACTTGATGATTTTGGGACAGGTTATTCTAATTTGAATCTAATTCACGAGCTAAGTCCTGACTTTATTAAGTTGGATAGGCAGCTGATTCAGAATGTACATAAAGATCCGTACAAAGCGTTAATTACGGAAAAGTTATTGGAAATTGCTCATAAGCTGGATATTAAAACTATTGCTGAAGGCATTGAATCTCCAGAGGAACTCGAATGGGTGCGCTCGCGAGGGGCAAACTTCGCACAAGGTTTTTTGATTGCCAAACCGATTACGCCACCAGTAAAAACTACTCCTTCCCTTGGGAGCGAAGCTATGTTTGTATCGGTATAG
- a CDS encoding CAAD domain-containing protein, with translation MQDQLPSDNSNAEAPKAEENATAAPSVTPEPPSLSSQESPTVTISPTEVSKLEVKVADAPADRTETVVTPVPEQLKVEAKIEEPEPLEPVVGVSDYQWQQVLQRVNSFLNVPTGFLGDFFEKYKQPLTSVGLILSAFVAVKLLSGLLDAVDDIPFVGPSLQLIGLGYTAWFVYRYLLGVKNREELSELIKSVREYVLGKGKSGN, from the coding sequence ATGCAAGACCAACTTCCGAGTGACAACTCAAACGCCGAAGCGCCGAAAGCAGAGGAAAACGCAACTGCCGCCCCATCTGTGACTCCCGAACCTCCTAGCTTATCCTCTCAGGAATCTCCAACTGTGACAATTTCCCCAACAGAAGTTTCCAAACTAGAGGTTAAAGTCGCCGATGCCCCAGCCGATCGCACAGAGACAGTTGTAACACCTGTTCCCGAACAGCTAAAAGTAGAGGCCAAAATAGAAGAACCCGAACCTCTCGAACCAGTTGTAGGAGTTTCTGACTACCAATGGCAGCAGGTATTGCAGCGAGTCAACAGCTTTCTGAATGTTCCAACTGGTTTTCTGGGTGACTTTTTTGAGAAATACAAGCAACCCCTGACTAGCGTTGGTTTGATTCTGTCAGCTTTTGTCGCTGTCAAACTGCTGTCGGGTTTGCTGGATGCTGTTGATGATATTCCGTTCGTAGGGCCGAGTTTGCAGCTAATTGGCTTAGGATATACTGCTTGGTTTGTTTACCGCTATTTACTAGGCGTTAAGAACCGCGAAGAACTATCTGAGCTAATTAAGAGCGTTAGAGAGTACGTTTTGGGTAAAGGTAAATCTGGGAACTAA
- a CDS encoding type II toxin-antitoxin system HicA family toxin produces MPPFGPLQRRDLIYYLKQLGFDGPYSGKKHQFLTKEGRRLILPNPHEGDISKDLLAEILRQAQVSRDEWELL; encoded by the coding sequence ATGCCTCCCTTTGGGCCCCTTCAGCGCAGAGATTTAATTTATTACCTTAAACAGCTAGGCTTTGATGGCCCCTATTCAGGCAAAAAACATCAATTTTTGACCAAAGAAGGACGGCGGTTAATACTGCCTAATCCTCATGAGGGTGACATCAGTAAAGACTTGCTTGCAGAGATTTTGCGTCAGGCACAAGTCAGCAGAGATGAGTGGGAATTATTATGA
- a CDS encoding type II toxin-antitoxin system HicB family antitoxin, which produces MLTNYIQAAMYKARYKLLGDGTFFGEIAGLYGLYANAPTLEACREELQESLEEWIVLGLQLGHQLPVVDGIELSFKKEVA; this is translated from the coding sequence ATGTTGACGAATTATATTCAAGCGGCGATGTACAAGGCAAGGTATAAGTTACTTGGAGATGGTACTTTCTTCGGTGAAATAGCGGGATTGTATGGACTTTACGCTAATGCTCCGACGTTAGAAGCTTGCCGAGAAGAGTTGCAAGAGTCTTTGGAAGAATGGATTGTATTGGGGTTGCAATTAGGTCATCAGCTACCAGTAGTAGATGGCATCGAGCTTTCCTTTAAAAAGGAGGTTGCCTGA
- a CDS encoding YkvA family protein codes for MQTWKQKARQLKKETYAIYLACKDPRVPWYARFLAAGVVAYAFSPIDLIPDFIPVIGYLDDLILVPLGIWLVLKMIPPAVLAECREKAQEAMGEGKPTNWIAAGAIVLIWFLLGILALVWIGQILKR; via the coding sequence ATGCAAACGTGGAAACAAAAGGCGAGGCAACTTAAAAAAGAAACTTACGCTATTTATCTAGCTTGTAAAGATCCTAGAGTTCCTTGGTATGCAAGATTTTTGGCTGCTGGTGTAGTTGCCTATGCCTTCAGTCCCATTGATTTGATTCCAGATTTTATTCCCGTTATCGGTTATTTAGACGATCTGATCTTAGTACCGCTGGGAATTTGGCTGGTATTGAAGATGATTCCCCCTGCTGTTTTAGCCGAGTGTCGCGAAAAAGCTCAAGAGGCTATGGGTGAGGGGAAACCGACAAATTGGATAGCTGCTGGTGCGATCGTACTGATCTGGTTTCTTTTGGGTATTTTGGCTCTTGTTTGGATCGGACAAATTTTGAAACGATGA
- the metK gene encoding methionine adenosyltransferase, with protein sequence MSRRYLFSSESVTEGHPDKICDQISDTILDALLTQDPYSRVAAEVVVNTGLVLITGEITTKAQVNYVNIARNKIAEIGYTDADNGFSANSCAVLVALDEQSPDIAQGVNAAAETREMSSDEAFDAVGAGDQGLMFGFACNETPELMPLPISLAHRICRRLAAVRKTGDLPYLRPDGKSQVTIAYEDGKPVGIDTILISTQHNATIGDITDPAAVQAKIKEDLWTAVVEPVFADIDVKPDAQTRFLVNPTGKFVIGGPQGDSGLTGRKIIVDTYGGYSRHGGGAFSGKDPTKVDRSAAYACRYAAKNIVAAGLAEKCEVQLSYAIGVARPVSIMVETFGTGKVDDDLLLDLVKEHFELRPAGIIEAFKLRHLPADRGGRFYQNVAAYGHMGRTDIDVPWEQTDKAALLKEAVAAKAAPALS encoded by the coding sequence TTGTCTCGTCGCTACCTGTTTAGTTCCGAATCGGTTACCGAAGGTCATCCAGATAAAATCTGCGATCAAATTTCCGACACTATTCTAGATGCACTACTCACCCAAGACCCCTATAGCCGCGTAGCCGCAGAAGTTGTCGTCAACACAGGCTTAGTGCTGATTACCGGCGAAATTACCACCAAAGCCCAAGTTAACTACGTTAATATAGCCAGGAACAAAATAGCTGAAATTGGCTACACCGACGCCGACAATGGCTTCTCGGCCAACAGTTGTGCAGTTCTGGTTGCCTTAGACGAACAATCTCCCGATATTGCCCAAGGGGTTAATGCGGCGGCTGAGACTCGCGAGATGTCCAGCGATGAGGCATTTGACGCCGTTGGGGCTGGCGATCAGGGTTTGATGTTTGGTTTCGCCTGCAACGAAACCCCAGAACTGATGCCATTGCCGATCAGTTTAGCTCACCGAATTTGCCGCAGATTGGCAGCGGTAAGAAAAACAGGCGATTTGCCTTATCTGCGCCCGGATGGCAAAAGTCAAGTTACGATCGCCTACGAAGACGGCAAACCCGTTGGCATCGATACCATCCTCATTTCCACTCAGCATAATGCCACCATTGGTGATATCACAGACCCAGCCGCCGTTCAAGCCAAAATTAAAGAAGACCTTTGGACAGCGGTGGTAGAACCAGTTTTTGCAGACATTGATGTCAAGCCTGATGCACAAACTCGCTTTCTTGTCAACCCAACCGGCAAATTCGTTATTGGTGGCCCACAAGGAGATTCTGGCCTCACCGGACGGAAAATCATTGTGGATACCTATGGGGGCTACTCCCGTCACGGCGGCGGTGCCTTTTCCGGCAAAGACCCCACGAAAGTAGACCGTTCGGCTGCCTATGCTTGTCGTTATGCGGCTAAAAATATTGTGGCTGCGGGTCTGGCAGAAAAGTGCGAAGTTCAGCTAAGTTATGCGATCGGTGTCGCTCGACCTGTCAGCATCATGGTAGAAACCTTTGGTACTGGCAAGGTAGACGACGATCTATTGCTGGATTTAGTCAAAGAGCATTTTGAACTGCGTCCGGCAGGTATTATCGAGGCTTTTAAATTGCGTCATCTTCCAGCCGATCGCGGCGGTCGTTTCTATCAGAATGTAGCCGCTTACGGTCACATGGGACGCACAGATATAGACGTGCCTTGGGAGCAAACAGATAAGGCAGCTTTGTTAAAAGAAGCAGTAGCTGCTAAAGCTGCGCCTGCCCTCTCTTAG
- a CDS encoding Uma2 family endonuclease, with protein sequence MMANLNYQYISPEEYLEAEMLSAIKHEYRQGQVYAIAGASDAHVLITGNLLTLLRNHVRGKGCLVYVTDMKAQIDKANTFYYPDIMVTCDERDRTEEYFKRYPCLIIEVLSRTTEAFDRGDKFADYRKLDTLQEYVLISSDKVRVDCFRRNSEGRWVLYPYTAGEEVHLASLDFRTAIANLYEDVSFGSKISA encoded by the coding sequence ATGATGGCAAATCTAAACTATCAATACATATCTCCAGAAGAGTACTTAGAAGCAGAGATGCTAAGTGCCATCAAGCATGAGTATCGTCAAGGACAAGTTTATGCGATCGCAGGAGCAAGTGATGCTCATGTCCTGATTACGGGAAACTTGTTAACCTTACTGAGAAACCATGTTCGGGGTAAGGGATGCCTTGTTTATGTGACAGATATGAAAGCTCAAATCGACAAGGCAAATACCTTTTACTATCCTGATATTATGGTGACTTGTGACGAACGGGATAGAACTGAGGAATACTTCAAGCGCTACCCATGCTTGATTATAGAGGTACTCTCTCGCACAACAGAAGCCTTTGACCGAGGCGATAAATTTGCGGACTACCGAAAATTAGACACCCTGCAAGAATACGTGCTAATTAGCTCAGATAAAGTTCGCGTAGATTGCTTCCGCCGCAATTCCGAGGGACGCTGGGTACTCTACCCCTATACCGCCGGAGAAGAAGTTCACCTGGCTAGCCTAGATTTTCGCACGGCGATCGCAAATCTGTATGAAGATGTGTCATTCGGAAGTAAAATTTCTGCCTAA
- a CDS encoding HAD family hydrolase: protein MVTIRCREVTFPNIQAVIFDKDGTLENSEEYLRNLGQKRVRAIDAQIPGVGDPLLMAFGIDGDKLDPTGLMAVGSRRDSEIAAAAYIAETGRGWLESLALARRAFEEADQVLKNATPSPLFVGSLEVLQFLSAAGLKLGILSAANTSQVQKFVKRHQLNNYIQLEMGVDEGPSKPDPALFLQACERLGVEPSATLMVGDSAGDIEMARRAGAAGCIGICWGKAEAAHLEAADVAIGQLDEMQIIA from the coding sequence TTGGTAACTATCCGTTGTCGGGAAGTAACTTTCCCAAATATCCAGGCAGTAATTTTTGACAAAGATGGCACACTAGAGAATTCTGAAGAGTATTTGCGAAACCTGGGACAAAAGCGAGTCCGTGCGATCGATGCCCAAATTCCAGGAGTAGGCGATCCCTTGTTGATGGCTTTTGGCATTGATGGGGATAAGCTCGATCCCACCGGGTTAATGGCTGTTGGGAGTCGCCGCGATTCGGAAATTGCCGCCGCCGCTTATATTGCCGAAACTGGACGCGGGTGGTTGGAGTCGTTAGCTCTAGCTCGTCGCGCCTTTGAAGAAGCAGACCAAGTATTGAAAAATGCTACTCCTTCCCCTCTATTTGTCGGCAGTCTGGAAGTATTGCAATTTCTATCAGCAGCAGGATTGAAATTGGGGATTCTCTCAGCTGCTAACACATCACAAGTGCAGAAATTTGTCAAGCGTCATCAACTAAATAATTATATTCAGTTAGAAATGGGAGTGGATGAAGGGCCTAGCAAACCAGACCCGGCTTTATTTTTGCAAGCTTGTGAGAGATTGGGAGTAGAACCGAGTGCTACTTTGATGGTGGGAGATTCGGCGGGTGATATTGAGATGGCGCGTCGTGCTGGTGCGGCGGGTTGTATTGGCATTTGCTGGGGAAAAGCAGAAGCGGCGCATTTGGAAGCAGCAGATGTTGCGATCGGACAATTAGACGAAATGCAAATTATCGCCTAA
- a CDS encoding 30S ribosomal protein S1, producing the protein MVNLKTTATAEIGFTHEDFAALLDKYDYHFNPGDIVAGTVFSIEPRGALIDIGAKTAAYIPIQEMSINRVDAPEEVLQSNETREFFILTDENEDGQLTLSIRRIEYMRAWERVRQLQAEDATVRSGVFATNRGGALVRIEGLRGFIPGSHISTRKPKEELVGEELPLKFLEVDEDRNRLVLSHRRALVERKMNRLEVGEVVIGSVRGIKPYGAFIDIGGVSGLLHISEISHEHIDTPHSVFNVNDEIKVMIIDLDAERGRISLSTKQLEPDPGDMIRNRDRVYDMAEEMAVKYREQLKAKQQGNAPARMEIPVAEPAAESADSAAAESVAEPVAEPIAESVAEPIAEPVAEPIAESVAEPIAESVAEPIAESVAEPVAEPIAESVAEPVAEEEIVPATEK; encoded by the coding sequence ATGGTCAATCTGAAAACAACAGCTACAGCAGAAATTGGTTTCACTCACGAGGACTTTGCCGCTTTACTCGATAAGTATGATTATCACTTTAATCCCGGTGATATTGTAGCTGGTACGGTATTCAGTATAGAGCCGAGGGGCGCTCTGATTGACATTGGTGCTAAAACAGCGGCATACATCCCGATTCAGGAAATGTCAATTAACCGGGTTGACGCTCCAGAAGAGGTGCTGCAATCAAACGAGACTCGTGAATTTTTCATCCTCACAGATGAAAATGAAGATGGACAACTAACGCTTTCCATCCGACGGATTGAGTATATGCGGGCTTGGGAGCGAGTGCGTCAGCTGCAAGCAGAAGATGCTACAGTGCGATCGGGCGTATTTGCCACCAATCGCGGCGGCGCTTTAGTAAGAATTGAAGGCTTGCGCGGCTTTATTCCCGGTTCTCACATCAGCACCCGCAAACCTAAAGAAGAATTAGTGGGAGAGGAACTACCCCTGAAGTTCTTGGAAGTAGACGAAGACCGCAATCGTTTGGTGCTGAGCCACCGACGAGCGCTGGTAGAGCGCAAGATGAACCGCCTAGAAGTCGGCGAAGTGGTAATTGGTTCGGTACGAGGAATCAAACCCTACGGTGCCTTCATCGATATTGGAGGCGTCAGCGGTTTGCTGCACATTTCTGAGATTTCCCACGAGCATATCGATACACCCCACAGCGTGTTCAATGTCAATGATGAAATCAAGGTTATGATCATTGACTTAGACGCTGAAAGAGGTCGAATTTCACTTTCAACCAAGCAGCTAGAGCCAGATCCGGGTGACATGATCAGAAACCGCGATCGCGTCTACGATATGGCGGAAGAAATGGCGGTTAAGTATCGCGAACAATTGAAAGCCAAACAGCAAGGTAACGCTCCTGCGCGTATGGAAATTCCAGTTGCTGAACCAGCTGCCGAATCAGCTGATTCAGCAGCTGCCGAATCAGTTGCTGAACCAGTTGCTGAACCAATCGCCGAATCAGTTGCTGAACCAATCGCCGAACCAGTTGCTGAACCAATCGCCGAATCAGTTGCTGAACCAATCGCCGAATCAGTTGCTGAACCAATCGCCGAATCAGTTGCTGAACCAGTTGCTGAACCAATCGCCGAATCAGTTGCTGAACCAGTTGCTGAAGAAGAAATCGTACCTGCGACTGAAAAGTAA
- the nrdR gene encoding transcriptional regulator NrdR, which produces MRCPFCHYPDNRVLESRSAEAGQSIRRRRECLRCKRRFTTYEQIEFVPITAIKRDGRKESFDRSKLLRGIVRACQKTGIPQTQLEALVDEVESELQQREVREVTSSEIGEMVLGKLQSLSEVAYVRFASVYRQFQSIKDFVDTLNHLSTSSSSASVVSAASLGTETHLSEALSPEASVSFVRSL; this is translated from the coding sequence ATGCGCTGTCCTTTCTGCCACTACCCAGATAATCGCGTCCTTGAGTCCCGCTCCGCAGAAGCAGGACAAAGTATCCGGCGACGAAGAGAATGTTTGAGGTGCAAACGTCGCTTCACGACTTACGAGCAAATAGAGTTTGTTCCCATTACGGCGATTAAGCGGGACGGTCGCAAGGAATCTTTTGACCGTTCTAAATTGCTGCGCGGTATCGTTCGTGCTTGCCAAAAAACGGGGATTCCCCAAACCCAACTCGAAGCTCTCGTTGATGAAGTTGAATCAGAACTCCAGCAGCGAGAGGTGCGAGAGGTGACAAGCAGTGAAATTGGCGAGATGGTTCTCGGTAAACTGCAATCTCTCAGTGAAGTCGCTTATGTGCGCTTTGCCTCTGTCTACCGCCAATTCCAAAGCATTAAAGATTTTGTGGATACTTTAAACCATTTAAGTACAAGCAGTTCAAGTGCTTCTGTAGTCAGCGCGGCTTCTCTGGGTACAGAAACGCACTTATCTGAGGCTTTGTCACCAGAAGCCTCTGTTTCTTTTGTGAGGTCTTTGTGA
- a CDS encoding photosystem II reaction center protein T: MESIAYILIFTLALGVLFFAIAFREPPRIEKK; the protein is encoded by the coding sequence ATGGAAAGCATTGCTTACATTTTGATTTTCACTCTTGCCCTGGGCGTCCTCTTCTTTGCGATCGCATTCCGCGAACCCCCCCGCATTGAGAAGAAGTAG